A genomic region of Arachis stenosperma cultivar V10309 chromosome 9, arast.V10309.gnm1.PFL2, whole genome shotgun sequence contains the following coding sequences:
- the LOC130949236 gene encoding protein FAR1-RELATED SEQUENCE 5-like, with product MDVDSEPLNSQENVEDCLMTGVEENTFETSDAAYNLYVRYARCVGFGVRKGDIARGKDGTQRRRRFFCNKEGKRADKYISNLNRKREHKALTRTGCEAMLAVYFDTQTSAWRVKKLVEKHNHDLVPQCLVHLIPNHRGMNEAQKAKANTMHDNSLPSSKIMGLMVGQAGGYANVGFTKKDLNNHIERTRHAKLIGGDSNATISYLLGKADVDPMAIARYSATDESRLANLFWADGICRADYQCFGDVLAFDTTYRKNKYRRPLVIFSGCNHHRQTCIFGFALIENEQTATYMWLLQNFLDVMLNKSPSVVVTDGDEAMKAAIQEIFPNATHRLCGWHIQRNVTANIKSKGFSDDFRRCLYAPWHPNEFEGYWENMIKKYGLEENEWVLDEYQKRKSWASAYLRDKFCAGFRTTSRCEGINNFIKRFIGIRQSFLELVQNLEHALRDYRHNELVSQFKTVCGEPVLTTRLAALELCAANFYTQEMFSKVKIEIEGVAALDVIDEENISTTVVLKVKEYDRGQHIYTVLYERNTENMECECSRWSSEGIPCSHMFCAMKRLGLQKLPESLLLRRWSKDAKKYPDESSARSTVEDGERDFLMRYGALSVAATWMKNCPVKNEGDNLGDKISGGTQASFGAEEELPKDPVASQGTQASFGIKEELLKDPMTSQDTLAMPNTEVNASVQLGFGLGDSELINRHGAPIPPYGSNQWLLQVVQQGQYPKFNGMQ from the exons ATGGATGTTGATTCGGAGCCACTCAATTCACAAGAGAACGTTGAAGATTGCTTGATGACCGGTGTGGaagagaat ACATTTGAAACATCAGATGCAGCTTATAACTTGTATGTGCGTTACGCAAGGTGTGTCGGGTTCGGAGTTCGCAAGGGTGATATAGCACGTGGAAAAGATGGAACACAACGCAGAAGGCGATTTTTTTGCAACAAGGAAGGAAAGAGAGCCGATAAATACATCTCTAATTTGAACAGGAAAAGGGAGCATAAAGCACTGACTCGTACGGGTTGTGAAGCCATGCTTGCGGTGTACTTTGACACTCAAACTTCAGCTTGGAGAGTTAAAAAATTAGTTGAGAAGCACAACCACGATCTTGTCCCCCAATGCTTGGTACACTTAATTCCAAACCACCGTGGGATGAATGAGGCTCAAAAAGCTAAGGCAAACACCATGCACGATAATAGTCTTCCAAGCTCTAAGATAATGGGACTAATGGTAGGCCAAGCTGGGGGTTATGCTAATGTCGGGTTCACAAAGAAGGATCTGAATAACCACATTGAAAGAACTCGTCATGCAAAGCTCATTGGTGGGGATTCTAATGCAACAATTAGCTATCTACTTGGAAAAGCCGATGTTGACCCCATGGCCATTGCAAGGTACAGTGCTACTGATGAAAGTCGGCTGGCGAATCTATTTTGGGCAGATGGCATTTGTAGGGCAGATTATCAGTGCTTTGGAGATGTGCTTGCATTTGATACAACCTATCGGAAAAATAAGTACAGAAGACCGTTGGTTATCTTCTCGGGTTGTAACCATCACCGTCAAACATGCATATTTGGCTTTGCCTTGATAGAGAACGAACAAACAGCAACATATATGTGGTTGTTGCAAAACTTCTTAGATGTCATGCTGAACAAGTCTCCTAGTGTTGTGGTCACAGATGGTGATGAGGCAATGAAGGCAGCAATTCAAGAAATCTTTCCAAATGCAACTCACCGATTATGTGGTTGGCACATTCAGAGAAATGTAACAGCAAACATAAAAAGCAAAGGTTTTTCTGACGACTTCAGAAGATGTTTGTATGCTCCATGGCATCCGAATGAATTTGAAGGATATTGGGagaatatgataaaaaaatatgggTTGGAGGAAAATGAATGGGTACTAGATGAGTATCAAAAGAGGAAAAGCTGGGCAAGCGCCTACTTGCGAGATAAATTCTGTGCTGGATTTAGAACAACATCAAGGTGTGAAGGGATAAACAACTTCATCAAGAGGTTTATTGGCATTCGTCAAAGTTTTTTAGAGCTAGTCCAGAATCTTGAACATGCTCTCAGGGATTATAGACATAATGAATTAGTTTCTCAATTTAAGACGGTGTGCGGAGAGCCTGTGTTAACAACTCGCTTAGCTGCATTGGAGCTTTGTGCTGCAAATTTTTACACACAGGAGATGTTTAGCAAAGTAAAAATAGAGATTGAAGGAGTGGCTGCATTAGATGTTATAGATGAGGAAAATATATCAACTACTGTTGTTTTAAAAGTTAAGGAGTATGACAGAGGGCAACATATATACACCGTACTTTATGAGCGCAACACCGAGAATATGGAGTGTGAATGTAGTAGGTGGAGTAGTGAAGGCATTCCCTGTAGCCACATGTTTTGTGCCATGAAAAGGCTAGGTTTACAGAAGTTGCCAGAAAGTCTTCTTTTGAGAAGATGGTCCAAGGATGCCAAAAAGTATCCGGATGAAAGTTCAGCTAGAAGCACTGTGGAAGATGGAGAAAGAGATTTTTTAATGCGCTATGGCGCATTGTCAGTGGCAGCTACGTGGATG AAGAATTGTCCTGTGAAGAATGAGGGTGACAATTTGGGTGATAAGATTAGTGGTGGCACACAGGCTAGCTTTGGTGCAGAAGAG GAGCTTCCCAAAGACCCTGTGGCTTCTCAAGGGACGCAAGCTAGCTTCGGTATAAAAGAG GAGCTTCTCAAGGACCCTATGACTTCTCAAGATACATTAGCAATGCCAAATACAGAAGTAAATGCATCTGTGCAGTTAGGATTTGGGCTAGGTGACTCAGAATTGATTAATAGACATGGGGCTCCCATCCCACCATATGGAAGTAATCAGTGGCTATTACAG GTTGTACAACAAGGACAATATCCGAAGTTCAATGGGATGCAGTAG